The following coding sequences are from one Thamnophis elegans isolate rThaEle1 chromosome 5, rThaEle1.pri, whole genome shotgun sequence window:
- the ZNF831 gene encoding LOW QUALITY PROTEIN: zinc finger protein 831 (The sequence of the model RefSeq protein was modified relative to this genomic sequence to represent the inferred CDS: inserted 5 bases in 5 codons), which yields MEGQSLPCPPVSLEDPPVQLSCLQAIPAASDLLLGPMILQPEQALAQTVYLKALTIPFYQPVQSNHKLSRVQTNITIDNSNLPLILNPLLHLKGTDQLQAIIQKQPSTXNMVSFSLLPQSSSPGAPTGSPGKAKSSGKYLCKHCGRDCLKPSVLEKHMRSHTGERPFPCTTCGIAFKTQSNLYKHRRTQTHVNNARVPSESDSSSLLEENEKLTEIVTSSQTIESHDKNDVQPSARTRSAASEPSDKYIATSLSETLLVSESQRVKTGNSCHGEINQNVFEKETARDATDLPQRKKIQDQRSPTGSRHSQLQRQQALYSEKLWNNRSVDIKLKKCESTDSGYLSRSDSVEHQTPSPGFLHSLCEHSTESEDEAAVTNKCMTYSFSKVDSTDKATGAITLEKKRLEEHISRLISHNKAVVDDTQLDSVRPRKTILSKQGSIDLPMPYMYKDSFHFDIRPLDTSKKKNISLRSARSIFTPAEKTKPLFFHSVPTQFSTTIDCVPVTRSNSLPFVESTKKTQDQADSSKLSSFSRVSPDVCFSGLLHSSNLDTNMTNVLNSHPRALVRQVAVDDVPLNYMTESSLSLEEKKGKQKSEAGVEGVNSKNKKPSQRKLKMFSQEKWQVYGDETFKKIYQKVKNSQPTKKQKGNLTNISNIYSDTKETACGKEITLSREGRSSETGNIISPLVDVTAKANPDTLESHAKASPVGHSTFSQENSGRLAELRETLGSVGDCEQHSIANETSSVEHRCRDLRVSKHSQSGNKDAHGCITECVQKYEDTTANRKGCWGKETAHLGHTALSAPQCNISELVCESQKLPSERKSXKVDKLKNVENVTFKNNSSTELVVKLIDCYNLNIVAAESAKDSGKGGEWTVMVGTPASGSSMECEEGIQHSLTVSNDRDCIVSLTDTANISATSFPEQFKTDVTEEQTSNLFAIKKLTSPITTATEELSNCRDSAPTHTQHEVRNQVVSHLKXNDFLPKYXLKYSQEGNKIGVPLFLTREPENIPYASLPSSSTISPYPACNNKLLDSNSTDVTVCPLQLDLSHPARRKELKWDMPTTWTPLGAPAPTVLEATTITTMVDQKCHLRSASRKVKDTCKADNRDNLDEQSLITKEDECIVACTSHIPGRKVCFTTIYTGGLFLSSDMTGQNSALKLIQSAKSSVISLSSLVERAVLCESSEKEVKEWQLETNPLPGFEDLPTCSVSSPKCLCHSSNMLYCHVLCTQPKEICSRPHLSIESHAGNLQTPSLNLSFPTLNAEPQLTWCCLSRSLPLPIEQKEMKDSAYSSLYMNENFISKCGQSICKMKSHGKAARQGWRIGKPQTLFSSPQRQEIEKSGNDKNLQQPHYSTMNKASFHLEEDKMKQIDNSLCLVGYPGLNKCSSDNLFLQRISTIPEVTTYSCPSSNNISAENAVVILSTTGPSTEPYHLELKDTKKNQLCNFVGSQTTRPIFLCSNRGCNNLESKDKNVLILKPPIPIAERTEQFTERDLSPPLKEQHASTCQSLCPVSLTSRLLTEMSVSTKSLPGTPSNXKQNLEATNKPIHLEYDDISSSDDEDRLVIEI from the exons ATGGaggggcagagtcttccttgtccACCTGTTTCCTTAGAAGACCCACCAGTTCAGCTCTCCTGCCTTCAGGCCATCCCAGCAGCATCAGATCTCTTGCTGGGTCCCATGATTCTCCAGCCAGAACAAGCACTTGCTCAAACTGTGTATTTAAAGGCGCTAACTATTCCTTTCTACCAACCTGTTCAATCAAACCATAAACTTTCCAGAGTCCAGACAAATATCACCATAGACAATAGCAATTTACCTTTAATCCTCAATCCACTTCTGCATTTGAAAGGGACAGATCAACTTCAGGCAATCATTCAGAAGCAACCCAGTA AAAACATGGTTAGTTTTTCACTTTTGCCACAAAGTTCTTCTCCAGGTGCACCAACTGGAAGTCCAGGGAAGGCCAAAAGTTCTGGGAAGTACCTGTGTAAACATTGTGGGCGTGACTGTCTGAAGCCAAGTGTCCTTGAGAAACATATGCGATCACATACAGGTGAGAGGCCTTTTCCATGTACAACATGTGGCATTGCGTTTAAAACTCAAAGCAATTTGTATAAACACAGGAGAACTCAGACCCATGTCAATAATGCCAGGGTGCCTTCAGAATCTGATAGCAGTAGTCTACTAGAAGAGAATGAGAAGTTGACTGAGATAGTTACATCCTCCCAGACCATAGAATCTCATGATAAAAATGATGTCCAGCCAAGTGCAAGGACTAGATCTGCTGCTTCGGAGCCCAGTGACAAATATATTGCTACTTCGTTATCGGAAACTCTCCTTGTTTCGGAAAGTCAGAGGGTGAAAACGGGTAACTCCTGTCATGGAGAAATAAATCAGAATGTATTTGAAAAAGAGACTGCCAGAGATGCCACAGATCTACCTCAGAGAAAGAAGATCCAGGATCAAAGGTCTCCAACAGGAAGCAGACATAGTCAGCTACAGAGACAGCAAGCTCTGTATTCAGAGAAGCTGTGGAACAACAGATCTGTGGACATCAAGCTAAAAAAGTGTGAGAGCACTGACTCGGGGTATCTGTCGCGCTCTGATAGTGTGGAACATCAGACACCCTCGCCTGGCTTCCTGCACAGCCTTTGTGAACATAGCACGGAGTCAGAAGATGAAGCAGCTGTCACCAATAAATGCATGACTTACAGTTTCTCAAAAGTAGATTCAACAGACAAAGCAACAGGAGCCATAACCCTGGAGAAAAAAAGGTTGGAAGAGCATATCTCAAGGCTAATATCTCATAATAAAGCAGTTGTGGATGACACCCAGTTGGACAGTGTTAGGCCCCGGAAAACGATTCTATCCAAACAAGGAAGCATTGACTTGCCAATGCCTTACATGTACAAAGACTCATTCCATTTTGATATACGGCCTCTGGACACCAGcaagaaaaagaatatttctcTGCGCTCAGCCAGGTCTATCTTCACTCCTGCGGAAAAAACTAAGCCGTTGTTTTTTCACTCGGTTCCCACTCAATTCTCAACAACAATTGACTGTGTGCCTGTTACAAGAAGTAACTCTCTGCCTTTTGTTGAGAGTACAAAGAAGACGCAAGACCAGGCAGACAGTTCAAAATTGTCTTCTTTCTCCAGAGTATCCCCAGATGTGTGTTTTTCTGGCTTGTTGCATAGCAGCAATTTAGACACAAATATGACAAACGTTCTTAACAGCCACCCCCGGGCACTTGTTAGACAGGTGGCAGTAGATGATGTGCCATTAAATTATATGACTGAATCTTCGCTCTCTTTAGAGGAGAAAAAAGGTAAACAGAAATCTGAAGCTGGGGTGGAAGGAGTGAACAGCAAGAATAAGAAACCCAGTCAGagaaaattaaaaatgttttctcaggAAAAATGGCAAGTTTATGGGGATGAGACATTTAAGAAAATTTATCagaaggtgaaaaacagtcaaCCAACCAAAAAACAAAAAGGTAATTTAACAAATATTTCCAACATTTATTCAGATACCAAGGAAACTGCCTGTGGGAAGGAAATTACATTGTCGAGAGAAGGACGAAGCTCTGAAACTGGAAACATAATTTCACCACTAGTAGATGTTACTGCAAAAGCAAATCCAGACACATTGGAAAGCCACGCCAAAGCCAGCCCTGTTGGTCACTCTACTTTTTCTCAGGAGAATTCAGGGCGATTGGCAGAATTAAGAGAAACACTGGGTTCAGTTGGTGATTGTGAACAACACAGCATAGCAAATGAAACGTCATCTGTTGAACATCGATGCagagacttgcgtgtttcaaaacACAGCCAGAGTGGCAATA AAGATGCGCATGGATGCATTACTGAATGTGTACAAAAATATGAAGATACCACAGCTAACAGAAAAGGATGCTGGGGGAAAGAAACTGCCCACCTTGGACACACAGCTTTATCAGCACCACAGTGCAACATCAGTGAGTTGGTGTGTGAATCTCAGAAGTTACCCTCAGAAAGAAAAA CTAAGGTGGATAAACTGAAAAACGTGGAAAAcgtaacatttaaaaataatagttcAACCGAGTTGGTTGTGAAACTGATAGACTGTTACAATCTTAACATAGTTGCTGCAGAATCAGCAAAGGACTCAGGTAAGGGGGGGGAATGGACAGTAATGGTAGGAACACCTGCTTCAGGTAGTAGTATGGAATGTGAGGAAGGAATCCAACATTCTCTAACAGTATCTAATGATAGGGATTGTATTGTAAGTCTAACAGATACAGCAAATATCTCTGCGACATCATTTCCTGAACAATTCAAGACCGATGTAACAGAGGAACAAACCAGTAATTTGTTTGCAATAAAAAAACTCACATCTCCCataacaacagcaacagaagAATTATCAAACTGTAGAGACTCAGCACCAACCCACACTCAGCATGAGGTAAGAAATCAAGTGGTTTCTCATCTAA AAAACGATTTTCTTCCGAAGT ATCTTAAATATTCACAAGAAGGAAACAAGATAGGTGTGCCATTGTTTCTTACAAGAGAGCCCGAAAATATACCGTATGCTTCATTGCCAAGCAGCTCAACCATTTCCCCATATCCTGCCTGTAACAATAAACTACTTGATAGTAATTCCACTGATGTAACTGTGTGCCCTTTGCAATTGGATCTGAGTCATCCAGCCAGAAGAAAAGAGCTAAAGTGGGACATGCCTACAACATGGACACCTTTGGGAGCTCCTGCTCCAACTGTCCTTGAAGCGACAACAATTACAACCATGGTAGATCAAAAATGTCATCTTCGAAGTGCAAGTAGGAAAGTTAAAGATACATGTAAAGCAGACAATAGAGACAACTTAGATGAACAGAGTTTGATAACAAAAGAGGATGAATGTATAGTTGCTTGCACATCACACATTCCTGGGAGGAAAGTATGCTTTACCACAATTTATACAGGAGGGCTTTTCTTATCATCAGACATGACTGGGCAAAATTCAGCCTTAAAGTTAATACAATCAGCGAAGAGTTCAGTAATTTCACTTTCTTCGTTGGTGGAAAGGGCAGTTTTGTGTGAAAGTAGCGAGAAGGAAGTCAAGGAATGGCAACTGGAGACTAACCCTTTGCCAGGATTTGAAGACTTGCCCACCTGTTCAGTTAGCAGTCCGAAATGTCTTTGCCATTCTTCCAATATGCTCTATTGTCATGTGCTGTGTACTCAACCAAAGGAGATTTGCTCCCGGCCTCATTTGAGCATAGAATCTCATGCGGGAAACTTACAAACCCCAAGCCTGAATCTATCCTTCCCAACTCTAAATGCGGAGCCTCAGCTGACTTGGTGTTGCTTGTCAAGAAGCCTCCCACTTCCTATTGagcaaaaggaaatgaaagattCTGCATATTCTTCTTTGTATATGAATGAAAACTTCATTTCAAAATGTGGTCAGTCCATCTGCAAAATGAAAAGCCATGGGAAGGCTGCTAGGCAAGGCTGGAGAATTGGAAAACCTCAAACACTGTTCTCTTCTCCACAAAGGCAGGAAATAGAGAAG tCAG GAAATGACAAAAATCTGCAACAGCCACATTACAGCACAATGAATAAAGCATCTTTCCATTTAGAAGAAGATAAGATGAAACAA ATTGATAATTCTTTATGTCTGGTAGGATACCCTGGACTGAACAAATGCTCAAGTGACAACTTATTTCTTCAAAGAATTTCTACAATTCCAGAAGTAACTACATACTCCTGTCCATCGTCTAATAATATATCAGCAGAAAATGCAGTAGTC ATTCTGAGTACAACGGGACCTTCCACTGAACCTTATCATTTGGAACTCAAAGATACAAAGAAGAACCAGCTGTGTAACTTTGTTGGATCTCAGACTACTAGacctatttttctttgttcaaacAGAGGCTGTAATAACTTAGAATCAAAGGATAAAAATGTTCTTATTCTAAAGCCCCCCATTCCTATTGCAGAAAGAACAGAACAATTCACGGAGAGAGATTTGTCTCCTCCTTTAAAAGAGCAACATGCTTCCACCTGCCAAAGTCTATGTCCTGTTTCACTCACATCAAGACTACTTACCGAGATGTCAGTTTCAACTAAATCCTTACCTGGAACTCCATCTA CAAAGCAAAACTTGGAAGCAACGAATAAGCCAATTCATTTGGAATACGATGACATAAGCAGCAGTGATGATGAAGATAGATTGGTTATAGAAATCTAA